The DNA window GAGGCTTTGAGATGTGTATTTGCGTCAACTGCCGCTATGTCGATCGCTGTATTACCTATCATGAGGTCGAGCACCAGCATCAGCAACCCCATCTCACAGAATCTCCAGATTTCGAAGCGGTTGAACCAACGATTAATGTCAATATCCGCCACCATGATCAAGAAATTGAGATGGAGTGGGATGTGGTTGGGTGCGAAAGTTTTACCGCTGATCAAGGCAAATGGTCGCGGTTGCGTCCGGGAGAACTGGTTCCGACCTAATCACCATGCAAATTCTTGAGCAAACTCCTCAGCGACTAGTCATTCGATATAATCCTGTGCATCGCTGGCTGATGGCAGCAGGGGCGATCGTTTACATTTTTGTGGCGGGTGTGTCGGGCACTGCTGCGGCCCGAGCCATATATGCACTATTCCTGCTAAGTTTTGCCCTGATCTTGTTGCTCTGGCGGGGAGATCAGGTGACCTGCGCGTTTGATAAGCAAAAGGGCCGCCTCACCTATCAACGCAGTGGTCTGCGGGGTACCACCACGACGGTCGTGCCTTTGCCTACCGTGTCCCATATCACCCTGCAAGAGCGGCGGTATCGCAAGCGTTCGTGGCGAGAGGGACGGGTGTATTGGGTGTACCTAGAGCTGCGCTCATCGCGGGAGCGGCTTGCCCTGTCGTCTGATACGTTCTTTAACTTAGAGAAAGCCCAGAATGCTGCCTGGCTGGTGTCCGATTTTCTTGGCCTGCCGCCGTTCAGTTTTATTGAAGCTCCTCCTCTATCCCTATTTTCATTTTGATAGAACCTGAGCCTAGGAGTAGGGTACCGTTAGAGCCGTAACGCACTATCTCATAAGGCTTTGATGCGTTACGCTGTCGCTCATGCATCCTGCC is part of the Leptolyngbya sp. CCY15150 genome and encodes:
- a CDS encoding Ycf34 family protein; this translates as MCICVNCRYVDRCITYHEVEHQHQQPHLTESPDFEAVEPTINVNIRHHDQEIEMEWDVVGCESFTADQGKWSRLRPGELVPT